In Ostrea edulis chromosome 4, xbOstEdul1.1, whole genome shotgun sequence, a single window of DNA contains:
- the LOC125671672 gene encoding uncharacterized protein LOC125671672: MGLLNLFLLSFLTFGGFVFYIVGTFLPYWRQFKEPCLNQTEPMCSSQISASLIYIKNCTVNMGCWYKTFYDPVQQEQYFGSAKDSLFPLMAVTQGKCLMSLLLSLVATVMAVNAVCKQDRTRLIWVFLLLSFSGMLMLSIVADFILTYIMNYNKNHLGNCPYSSGLVLLGLSIHFFVVIDGFRSLSENIGYHRMSDSEIATRTIQNDE; this comes from the exons ATGGGTCTCCTAAACCTCTTTCTGCTATCCTTTCTAACCTTCGGTGGGtttgttttttacattgttGGAACTTTTCTTCCGTACTGGAGACAATTCAAGGAACCATGTCTGAACCAAACCGAGCCCATGTGTTCGAGTCAAATATCTGCGTCACTGATATACATCAAGAATTGCACCGTCAACATGGGATGCTGGTATAAAACCTTCTACGACCCAGTTCAGCAAGAGCAGTATTTCGGTAGTGCGAAAG ACAGTCTATTCCCATTGATGGCGGTGACACAGGGGAAATGCCTTATGTCGCTACTTCTAAGTCTCGTTGCCACTGTAATGGCAGTCAATGCAGTATGTAAGCAGGACAGGACTCGTCTCATCTGGGTCTTCCTTCTTTTGTCATTTTCAG ggaTGCTGATGTTGTCTATTGTGGCAGATTTTATCCTGACGTACATCATGAACTATAATAAAAATCATTTAGGAAACTGTCCTTATTCCTCCGGATTGGTTCTCTTAGGTCTTTCTATCCATTTCTTTGTTGTCATCGATGGCTTCAGAAGTCTCTCTGAAAATATAGGATACCACAGGATGTCGGACTCGGAGATAGCCACTAGGACAATTCAGAATGACGAGTAG
- the LOC125668029 gene encoding uncharacterized protein LOC125668029, with the protein MRRTVGNKRRGIIWTLTSILEDIDTADHLQKKTNELNINANKIGLKINKKKTKTMQFVPAPPQIKLENENLEEVNEFTYLGSTISKNNATEKDITNRLQKAKASFHQLNKIWRTSSISEKTKIRLYQSNVLSVLLYGAECWRITQKDNQRLSGFHTKCLRKICKIYWPRKISNKDLYKRTGQKDLITMIKQRQFRWLGHVIRKGNESITKTALKWTPAEGKRSRGRPRETWRRTIESDIKKMGKTWKEVEKMAMDRNKWRGLVSALCATGHEEDR; encoded by the coding sequence ATGAGAAGAACTGTTGGGAACAAACGCAGAGGAATAATATGGACACTGACATCTATACTAGAAGATATAGATACTGCTGACCAtcttcaaaagaaaacaaacgaACTGAATATAAATGCTAACAAGATCGGCCTTAAAATAAACAAGAAGAAAACAAAGACCATGCAGTTTGTTCCTGCACCACCacaaataaaattagaaaatgagaaCTTGGAAGAAGTAAATGAGTTTACATACCTTGGAAGCACAATTAGCAAAAACAACGCAACAGAAAAAGACATCACCAACAGATTACAGAAGGCAAAAGCTTCCTTTCACCAACTTAATAAAATATGGAGGACTAGTAGCATCAGCGAAAAGACAAAAATCAGACTATACCAGAGCAATGTCCTATCAGTCTTGCTATATGGTGCAGAATGTTGGAGAATAACGCAAAAAGATAATCAAAGGCTGTCCGGATTCCACACAAAATGTCTAAGGAAAATATGCAAGATTTACTGGCCCaggaaaatatcaaacaaagatCTATATAAAAGAACAGGGCAGAAAGATCTAATCACAATGATTAAACAAAGACAGTTTAGATGGCTTGGTCATGTCATCAGAAAAGGAAACGAATCCATTACAAAAACAGCACTTAAATGGACTCCAGCAGAAGGAAAGAGAAGCAGAGGAAGACCTAGAGAGACATGGAGAAGGACTATAGAAAGTGATATAAAGAAGATGGGAAAAACCTGGAAGGAAGTAGAAAAGATGGCTATGGACAGAAACAAATGGAGGGGTTTGGTATCAGCCTTATGTGCCACCGGGCACGAAGAGGATAGGTAG